A single genomic interval of Daucus carota subsp. sativus chromosome 1, DH1 v3.0, whole genome shotgun sequence harbors:
- the LOC135147649 gene encoding uncharacterized protein LOC135147649: protein MDGYVNVNFFWGGKIIKQDNDVLYTLDPKEMMYVKLSSSLEELRDMSVKSDDDVRRMLSIPERFHLGGDVSLFIEAESIAQPSQHYGGEYGGNYGQTGQTAAGGQVSNYVENYGWSFGGDYGGNYGQSQGMQGWSSGYNYGTIGEYGGGSSNTGRFVVEEVVDEDDLSG from the exons ATGGACGGTTACGTAAACGTCAATTTCTTCTGGGGAGGTAAAATCATAAAACAAGATAACGATGTTCTCTACACCTTAGATCCGAAAGAAATGATGTATGTGAAATTGAGCAGCTCACTTGAAGAACTACGAGATATG TCTGTTAAATCGGACGACGATGTTCGTAGGATGTTAAGTATCCCCGAGAGATTTCACTTGGGTGGAGACGTATCATTGTTTATCGAGGCCGAGAGTATTGCTCAACCCAGCCAACACTATGGAGGCGAGTATGGGGGGAACTATGGACAAACCGGACAAACCGCTGCAGGTGGCCAAGTTTCAAATTATGTTGAAAACTACGGTTGGAGTTTTGGAGGCGATTATGGGGGAAACTATGGACAAAGTCAGGGCATGCAAGGGTGGTCTAGCGGCTACAACTACGGGACGATTGGAGAGTATGGTGGTGGCTCGAGTAATACGGGTCGTTTTGTTGTTGAAGAGGTTGTGGACGAGGACGATTTGAGTGGTTGA